One genomic region from Haloterrigena gelatinilytica encodes:
- a CDS encoding asparaginase produces the protein MSVVVISTGGTIASTKDSGGGASPELTGEDLIASVPGLSDDIELTTDDFSNIPSPQVSISQMHELSELVAEYDRDDTVDGIVVTQGTDTLEEVAYFVDLCYDGDTPVVFTGAMRNPSLASPDGPANLLTAIRTVTSDGARGRGVLVTFNDQVHAAKLVTKTHSMRLDTFQSPELGPLAVHDEETIRWRASVDPTPTIDVDPETLTNEVAALTVTAEMPPSQIPEPGDFEAVVLATTGSGHIPPGIIPPLEALAREDLPLVATTRCTEGRLARSTYDYRGSEQTLLDLGCYFSERNLQKTRIATVVALAGSSVETVFDRPARE, from the coding sequence ATGTCAGTCGTTGTCATTTCTACCGGTGGGACGATAGCTTCAACCAAGGACTCTGGTGGTGGAGCCAGTCCTGAATTGACCGGTGAAGACCTCATCGCAAGCGTCCCAGGGCTGAGCGATGACATCGAGTTGACTACAGACGACTTCTCGAATATTCCCAGTCCGCAGGTCTCAATCAGCCAGATGCACGAGCTCAGTGAGCTGGTAGCCGAGTATGACCGTGATGATACAGTGGATGGTATCGTTGTTACACAGGGGACGGACACCCTCGAAGAGGTAGCGTACTTCGTGGACCTCTGTTATGATGGCGATACGCCTGTCGTATTCACGGGCGCGATGCGGAATCCATCGCTGGCGAGTCCTGATGGTCCAGCCAATCTCCTCACGGCCATTCGAACGGTGACGAGCGACGGTGCTCGGGGACGTGGAGTCCTTGTCACTTTCAATGATCAGGTTCACGCAGCCAAGCTCGTCACGAAGACCCACTCGATGAGACTAGATACGTTCCAGTCGCCCGAGCTGGGCCCGCTCGCCGTTCACGACGAAGAGACGATCCGATGGCGAGCCAGCGTCGATCCGACTCCGACAATCGACGTCGATCCGGAGACACTGACGAACGAGGTCGCTGCCCTCACGGTGACAGCAGAGATGCCCCCTTCGCAAATACCTGAACCGGGTGATTTCGAGGCGGTAGTACTGGCAACTACCGGTTCGGGCCACATTCCGCCAGGAATCATTCCCCCGCTGGAAGCCCTCGCACGAGAGGATCTCCCACTTGTAGCTACGACGCGTTGCACGGAGGGGAGACTCGCCAGGTCGACCTATGATTACCGCGGTAGTGAGCAGACACTGTTGGACTTGGGCTGTTACTTCAGCGAGCGAAATCTCCAGAAGACGAGAATCGCGACGGTTGTCGCGCTCGCTGGTAGCAGCGTCGAGACCGTGTTTGACCGACCCGCAAGGGAGTAA
- a CDS encoding phosphoribosyltransferase produces MFDDRTDAGERLAAELESRGLEADVVLGIPRGALPVARPVADALDADLDVVVARKMGAPGNPELAIGAVASDGSVWYNDDLLERLGVSDDYLEEIREEEAENAAEKADRYRPPDRSGLPDLEGKRAVVVDDGVATGATATACLRQVQDSGAEYVALAVPVGSPRGIADLEREADEVIALETPESFRAVGQFYRGFGQVTDEEAMAYLER; encoded by the coding sequence ATGTTCGACGACAGAACCGACGCCGGCGAACGGCTCGCCGCCGAACTCGAGTCCCGCGGCCTCGAGGCCGACGTCGTCCTCGGGATTCCTCGCGGCGCCTTGCCGGTCGCGCGGCCGGTCGCGGACGCGCTGGACGCCGACCTCGACGTGGTGGTCGCCCGGAAGATGGGCGCGCCGGGGAACCCCGAGCTGGCGATCGGCGCGGTTGCCAGCGACGGCAGCGTCTGGTACAACGACGACCTCCTCGAGCGACTCGGCGTCTCCGACGACTACCTCGAAGAGATCCGCGAAGAGGAGGCCGAAAACGCCGCGGAAAAAGCGGATCGCTACCGGCCGCCGGACCGTTCGGGACTGCCCGACCTCGAGGGGAAGCGCGCGGTCGTCGTCGACGACGGCGTCGCGACCGGCGCGACCGCGACGGCCTGTCTCCGACAGGTGCAGGATTCCGGCGCCGAGTACGTCGCGCTGGCGGTCCCGGTCGGTTCGCCCCGCGGTATCGCCGACCTCGAGCGCGAAGCCGACGAGGTGATCGCTCTCGAGACGCCCGAGTCGTTCCGCGCGGTCGGCCAGTTCTACCGCGGGTTCGGCCAGGTGACCGACGAGGAAGCGATGGCGTACCTCGAGCGCTGA
- a CDS encoding NAD(P)H-hydrate dehydratase yields MGRLQRTLSNISEEEIDNGRIGIVAGAIEYPNQPALVGRAALRTGSDHVRTFVPDPIYEIVAGQDPNLLVDRYAGEQFEESAVERTREMSEWADALVIGPGLVDAEPEAVCEAIDTVDVPMVVDALALEPSLDADLSNTVLTPSGEEVGPIRDEYGSLDEFTTETGAVVALTGDVDEIVADGERLENETGTSAMTVAGTGDTMVGIIASLLGQGTDRREAAELGAWILGKSGELATADHGPGVVATDVIERIPDTIR; encoded by the coding sequence ATGGGACGACTGCAGCGAACGCTCTCGAACATCTCCGAGGAAGAGATCGACAACGGCCGGATCGGCATCGTCGCCGGGGCGATCGAGTACCCCAACCAGCCGGCGCTCGTCGGCCGCGCGGCGCTGCGAACCGGCTCCGATCACGTCCGGACGTTCGTCCCCGATCCGATCTACGAGATCGTCGCGGGGCAGGATCCGAACCTGCTGGTCGATCGCTACGCGGGCGAACAGTTCGAGGAGAGCGCGGTCGAACGAACCCGCGAGATGAGCGAGTGGGCCGACGCGCTCGTGATCGGCCCCGGCCTCGTCGACGCCGAACCCGAGGCCGTCTGCGAGGCGATCGACACCGTCGACGTCCCGATGGTCGTCGACGCCCTCGCGCTCGAGCCGTCGCTCGATGCCGACCTCTCGAACACGGTGTTGACCCCCAGCGGCGAGGAGGTCGGACCGATCCGCGACGAGTACGGTTCGCTCGACGAGTTCACGACGGAGACCGGCGCCGTCGTGGCGTTGACCGGCGACGTCGACGAGATCGTGGCCGACGGCGAGCGACTCGAAAACGAGACGGGGACGTCCGCGATGACCGTCGCCGGCACCGGCGACACGATGGTCGGCATCATCGCCTCGCTGCTCGGCCAAGGGACGGACCGGCGCGAGGCGGCCGAACTGGGCGCGTGGATCCTCGGAAAGTCCGGCGAACTGGCGACGGCCGACCACGGACCGGGCGTCGTCGCGACCGACGTGATCGAACGCATTCCGGACACGATCCGCTGA
- a CDS encoding lipoate--protein ligase family protein: MNDLADREWRLIRDEPREGAVQMSLEEIAAQTALEDDLRTVRVYSWEPSTLSLGYRQDADTVDWEYCDREGIDVTRRQTGGGGIYHDRDADISYTIVAPAEEVPGDLMDCYGLFCEPVLEGLREMGVDADFAATEQASIYQPSCYLRDINPAHDVVAPADAGAAAKKISGNAQYRQRDVVIQHGSISYDLEPERHVGVFDTDLEPETFADRVTSVREQAGIDREAAVETLATALGEWCDADESTWREAELEAARDLADRKFGADAWIRNREVLEADGE; the protein is encoded by the coding sequence ATGAACGACCTCGCCGATCGGGAGTGGCGGCTGATCCGGGACGAGCCCCGCGAGGGTGCCGTCCAGATGTCTCTCGAGGAGATCGCGGCGCAAACGGCCCTCGAGGACGACCTGCGGACGGTTCGAGTCTACTCGTGGGAGCCGAGCACGCTGTCGCTGGGGTACCGACAGGACGCCGACACCGTCGACTGGGAGTACTGCGACCGCGAGGGGATCGACGTCACGCGCCGCCAGACCGGCGGGGGCGGGATCTACCACGATCGGGACGCGGACATCTCCTACACGATCGTCGCGCCCGCCGAGGAGGTGCCCGGCGACCTGATGGACTGCTACGGACTGTTCTGCGAGCCGGTCCTCGAGGGGCTCCGGGAGATGGGCGTCGACGCCGACTTCGCCGCGACCGAGCAGGCGTCGATCTACCAGCCCTCCTGTTACCTGCGGGACATCAACCCGGCCCACGACGTGGTCGCGCCCGCCGACGCGGGCGCGGCGGCGAAGAAGATCAGCGGCAACGCACAGTACCGCCAGCGCGACGTCGTCATCCAGCACGGGTCGATCAGCTACGACCTCGAGCCCGAGCGCCACGTCGGCGTCTTCGATACCGATCTCGAGCCGGAGACGTTCGCCGACCGCGTGACGAGCGTCCGCGAGCAGGCGGGGATCGATCGCGAGGCGGCCGTCGAGACGCTGGCGACGGCGCTGGGGGAGTGGTGTGACGCGGACGAATCGACGTGGCGGGAGGCCGAACTCGAGGCGGCCCGCGACCTCGCCGACCGCAAGTTCGGCGCGGACGCGTGGATCCGGAATCGAGAGGTGCTGGAAGCGGACGGCGAGTAA
- a CDS encoding DUF7575 domain-containing protein — MIACHHCGESLDPDLEFCHWCTRPVENGA; from the coding sequence GTGATCGCCTGCCATCACTGCGGCGAGTCCCTCGACCCGGACCTCGAGTTCTGTCACTGGTGTACGCGGCCCGTCGAGAACGGGGCGTGA
- a CDS encoding alanine racemase has protein sequence MPAWTTDEMAPALYQPVEDLETPALLVDIDAMERNIEEYVAFADENGVTLRSHIKTHKNAELAALEDEMTDGGGICCQTLGEVETMARNGIDDIYLSYQVVGEQKLDRFCWLSQKVERLATTVDSAATIDLLQDAAQDHDITADVILEVDVGLHRTGVAPGSEAVALAERIDEAANLEFDGILAYESHVKAEAETKSEFDELCRETMELAEDVVDDIEAAGIPVDEVKVGGTATSRYSGKHPVVTEINPGMYPFNDVGELELRPWEVSKDDCAATVITTVISVPDDDRLVVDGGSKTFSLDKPQMPVPKNRDDIEYANASEEHGWIDTSNSDESFAVGDRLEFIVPHVCTTINLHDLIIGARDDQVEELWEVQARGKVR, from the coding sequence ATGCCTGCTTGGACGACGGATGAGATGGCGCCGGCGCTTTATCAGCCGGTCGAGGACCTAGAAACTCCGGCCTTGCTCGTCGACATCGATGCGATGGAGCGTAACATCGAAGAATACGTCGCATTTGCCGACGAGAACGGCGTAACGCTCCGTTCCCACATCAAGACGCACAAGAACGCCGAACTCGCAGCACTCGAGGACGAGATGACCGACGGTGGTGGAATCTGTTGTCAAACGCTGGGCGAGGTGGAAACGATGGCGCGAAACGGGATCGACGATATCTACCTATCCTATCAGGTTGTCGGCGAGCAAAAACTCGACCGATTCTGCTGGCTCTCACAGAAGGTCGAGAGATTGGCAACGACGGTCGACTCAGCCGCGACGATAGACCTTCTTCAGGACGCCGCTCAAGACCACGATATAACGGCCGACGTCATACTCGAAGTCGACGTGGGATTGCACAGGACTGGCGTCGCTCCTGGCTCAGAGGCCGTTGCTCTCGCGGAACGAATCGACGAGGCGGCCAATCTGGAGTTCGACGGCATCCTCGCGTACGAGTCGCACGTAAAGGCTGAAGCGGAGACCAAATCGGAATTCGACGAACTGTGCAGGGAGACGATGGAGCTTGCCGAGGACGTAGTCGACGACATCGAGGCCGCTGGAATTCCCGTGGACGAGGTGAAGGTCGGCGGGACGGCGACGTCGAGGTACAGTGGCAAGCATCCGGTGGTCACAGAAATCAACCCCGGGATGTATCCCTTCAACGACGTTGGCGAACTCGAACTCCGCCCGTGGGAGGTATCGAAGGACGACTGCGCAGCAACGGTCATCACGACGGTCATCTCCGTTCCGGACGACGACCGGCTCGTCGTCGACGGAGGCAGCAAGACGTTCTCCTTGGACAAACCACAGATGCCGGTCCCGAAGAATCGGGACGATATCGAATACGCCAACGCCAGTGAGGAACATGGGTGGATCGACACCAGCAACTCGGACGAGTCCTTTGCAGTGGGCGACCGGCTGGAGTTCATCGTCCCCCACGTCTGCACGACGATCAACCTCCACGACCTCATCATCGGCGCCCGAGACGACCAGGTCGAGGAGCTATGGGAGGTGCAGGCGAGAGGGAAGGTCCGCTAA
- a CDS encoding transposase, with protein sequence MVGQRRLLTEAYLVGVELRTALESGQSFCNALRMLKDSFDALDDGYPEWHPAPHSFEGIVRLFLYRELTGESYRELSKYPELASVFGLEKIPGESVLSRTWHNRFDDATRTFVTTAAHYVVKEIHDRDINVPEARPKAEVVTQDRDPSAFPDEPAEDIPLEFTAEQIQRTTRLARDHGFDGFDSSRGANATYEDTQFFELQTFMGMVGCGTPQGANRFQYRHGPDSGPHGDTHLRTVKQFDPETLIEGFDAATDRLLSVIESEATFRRPVTAAIDITNIPYYGDVEGMSMVSGTKDEDCRAFKFATLSIIGQNIPLVLGVEPIKESSEWDKNPPNKIHRVVRRLVKRAQDHVPIETVLCDREFDSQHVFQTLSNLGVNYLIPKRINSTEREVIETMDEDEQEVAVETASVHVEAGSHQMRFLYVPSTKGDGTAVFATNLRVGPEEAETVCRRYSRRWQIENEYKSIKHDFLAKTSSKDYRVRLFYFVFAVLLYNIWRLTDFLLKADVDGPMDYAPVVTAGECVEIVVSALIPPD encoded by the coding sequence ATGGTTGGTCAGAGACGGCTGTTGACTGAAGCGTACCTTGTTGGGGTGGAACTCAGGACGGCGCTCGAAAGCGGGCAATCGTTTTGTAACGCTCTTCGAATGCTGAAGGACTCGTTCGATGCACTTGATGACGGCTATCCCGAGTGGCATCCAGCCCCTCATTCCTTCGAGGGGATAGTGCGATTGTTCCTGTACCGGGAACTCACGGGCGAGAGCTATCGCGAGCTCAGCAAGTATCCTGAACTTGCAAGCGTGTTTGGCCTCGAGAAAATCCCTGGCGAATCGGTGCTCTCGCGGACCTGGCACAACCGCTTCGACGACGCCACCAGGACGTTCGTCACCACGGCCGCACACTACGTCGTCAAAGAGATTCACGACCGTGACATCAACGTACCCGAAGCCCGACCGAAAGCCGAGGTGGTGACCCAAGACCGAGACCCGAGTGCGTTCCCGGACGAGCCGGCCGAGGACATCCCACTCGAGTTCACTGCCGAGCAGATCCAGCGGACGACCCGGCTGGCTCGTGACCACGGCTTCGACGGATTCGACTCCAGTCGTGGCGCGAACGCCACCTACGAGGATACCCAATTCTTCGAGTTACAGACGTTCATGGGGATGGTCGGCTGTGGCACACCCCAGGGCGCCAACCGCTTCCAGTATCGGCACGGGCCGGACAGTGGACCACACGGTGATACACACCTCAGAACGGTCAAACAGTTCGACCCCGAGACGTTGATAGAGGGATTCGACGCGGCGACCGACCGGCTGCTCTCGGTCATCGAGTCTGAAGCAACGTTCCGACGACCGGTGACGGCCGCGATCGACATCACGAACATCCCGTACTACGGCGACGTTGAAGGGATGTCGATGGTCAGCGGCACGAAAGACGAGGACTGTCGAGCCTTCAAATTCGCGACGCTGTCGATCATCGGGCAGAATATCCCGTTGGTCTTGGGGGTAGAGCCGATCAAGGAGAGTTCGGAGTGGGATAAGAATCCGCCAAACAAGATCCATCGTGTCGTCCGACGACTGGTGAAACGAGCCCAAGACCACGTCCCAATCGAGACGGTGCTGTGCGACCGCGAATTCGACTCACAGCACGTGTTTCAGACCTTGTCGAATCTCGGCGTGAACTACCTCATCCCGAAGCGAATCAACAGCACGGAGCGGGAGGTCATCGAGACGATGGACGAGGACGAACAGGAGGTCGCCGTGGAAACAGCTTCCGTCCACGTCGAAGCGGGAAGCCACCAGATGCGGTTCCTGTACGTGCCCTCGACGAAAGGCGATGGCACAGCAGTCTTCGCGACGAACCTCAGGGTCGGACCGGAGGAGGCAGAGACAGTCTGTCGCCGATACAGCCGCCGCTGGCAGATCGAAAACGAATACAAGAGCATCAAGCACGACTTCCTCGCGAAGACCTCCTCGAAGGACTACCGGGTGCGGTTGTTCTACTTCGTGTTCGCCGTACTCCTCTACAACATATGGCGGCTCACCGATTTCCTGCTGAAAGCTGACGTGGATGGACCGATGGACTATGCACCTGTGGTGACTGCTGGTGAATGCGTCGAGATCGTCGTCTCAGCGTTGATTCCGCCCGACTAG
- a CDS encoding serine/threonine-protein kinase RIO2, producing the protein MVRNVAGELPALEDEDFYLLSGVEQGMRFSEWVQREKLPKFASLTEEEVDYRLERCLKRGLIEKKTIQYEGYTLQFEGYDALALRALVERDTIGEFGSPLGVGKESDVYEVRSYKPLALKYHREGYTNFREVHKERDYTSENDHVSWMYTARKAAEREHDILEELYPDVSVPQPIDQNRHAIVMEKMDGVELSRTRLEADQVLGVLDLLVSEIANAHANGYVHADMSEYNVFVNEEGVKIFDWPQAVPTDHENAGEFLRRDLTNIVGYFRRKYPQHVPDDIDSDDLADSIEDESFETITEFVA; encoded by the coding sequence ATGGTGCGGAACGTCGCCGGGGAACTCCCGGCGCTCGAGGACGAGGACTTCTATCTCCTCTCGGGGGTCGAACAGGGAATGCGCTTCTCGGAGTGGGTCCAGCGGGAGAAGCTCCCGAAGTTCGCCAGCCTGACCGAAGAGGAGGTCGACTACCGGCTCGAGCGCTGTCTGAAACGCGGGTTGATCGAGAAGAAGACGATCCAGTACGAGGGCTACACCCTCCAGTTCGAGGGGTACGACGCGCTTGCCCTTCGCGCGCTCGTCGAACGCGATACCATCGGCGAGTTCGGCTCGCCGCTGGGCGTCGGCAAGGAGAGCGACGTCTACGAGGTGCGCTCGTACAAGCCCCTGGCCCTGAAGTACCACCGCGAGGGGTACACGAACTTCCGGGAGGTCCACAAGGAACGCGACTACACCTCGGAGAACGACCACGTCTCGTGGATGTACACCGCCCGGAAGGCCGCCGAGCGGGAACACGATATCTTAGAGGAGCTCTACCCGGACGTCTCGGTCCCCCAGCCGATCGATCAAAATCGCCACGCCATCGTCATGGAGAAGATGGACGGCGTCGAACTCTCCCGGACGCGACTCGAGGCCGATCAGGTGCTGGGGGTCCTCGATCTGCTCGTCTCCGAGATCGCTAACGCGCACGCGAACGGGTACGTCCACGCGGACATGAGCGAGTACAACGTCTTCGTCAACGAGGAGGGCGTGAAGATCTTCGACTGGCCCCAGGCCGTGCCGACCGACCACGAGAACGCCGGCGAGTTCCTTCGCCGAGATCTGACGAACATCGTGGGCTACTTCCGCCGGAAGTACCCCCAGCACGTCCCCGACGACATCGACAGCGACGACCTCGCCGACTCGATCGAGGACGAGTCGTTCGAGACGATCACCGAGTTCGTCGCCTGA
- a CDS encoding TraB domain-containing protein, which produces MTAQGTITIVPSVHFSPTHRRRVRSTIRETEPDVVAVELDDQRYDRLEERSGRSPLELARELPPATAAAYTVLQAVQRTVVRLYGLDPGQTDMEAAVETAAELDIDVALIDDPIAETLSALADRVGPELLPKLFARTQRMGPDRQAKQLELLTTSFEEITSGEDVQPAIEQMRLLLPELTEIMIDRRDRSMGRRLHALRREGRDVVAVVGAGHHLGIKRTLEDLEARDRDADPLASAETEFREFDADATVPIRSPARSVTRIPID; this is translated from the coding sequence ATGACCGCCCAGGGAACCATCACGATCGTTCCGAGCGTCCACTTCTCGCCGACCCACCGGCGTCGGGTCCGGTCGACGATCCGCGAGACCGAACCGGACGTCGTCGCCGTCGAACTCGACGACCAGCGCTACGACCGCCTCGAGGAGCGAAGCGGCCGCAGCCCCCTCGAACTGGCCCGGGAGTTACCGCCGGCGACGGCGGCGGCCTACACCGTGTTGCAGGCGGTCCAGCGGACGGTCGTCCGGCTGTACGGGCTCGATCCCGGCCAGACCGACATGGAGGCGGCCGTCGAGACCGCGGCCGAACTGGACATAGACGTCGCGCTGATCGACGATCCGATCGCGGAGACGCTCTCCGCGCTCGCCGACCGCGTCGGACCGGAACTGCTCCCGAAGCTGTTCGCGCGCACCCAGCGGATGGGACCGGACCGACAGGCCAAACAGCTCGAGCTGCTGACGACGTCGTTCGAGGAGATCACCAGCGGCGAGGACGTCCAGCCGGCGATCGAACAGATGCGGCTGCTCCTGCCGGAACTGACCGAGATCATGATCGACCGCCGCGATCGATCGATGGGCCGGCGGCTTCACGCGCTCCGCCGCGAGGGCCGCGACGTCGTCGCCGTCGTCGGCGCGGGCCACCATCTGGGTATCAAACGAACGCTCGAGGACCTCGAGGCGCGGGACCGCGATGCGGACCCGCTCGCGTCGGCGGAGACCGAGTTCCGGGAGTTCGACGCGGACGCGACCGTACCGATCCGTTCGCCCGCCCGGAGCGTCACCCGGATCCCGATCGACTGA
- a CDS encoding class I SAM-dependent methyltransferase yields the protein MSDSTPESATRPSDEYEVDHPLFAACYDLLPEPEALEAERGYLARDLSGRVLELGCGTGDMFPFVVDGAAGDLEYHAIEPDPNMRKRAAEAAREAGLAVDLRDARAESLPYPDDSFDVVLAGVVFCTVQDPDAALEEVVRVLKPGGEFRFLEHVGADGWRETGQKLLDPVWHRVAGGCHLTRDTVARFVGHEALTVEEIDRVDASVFPAAPVVRGTLHRRQDGVLE from the coding sequence ATGTCCGACTCGACCCCCGAATCCGCGACGCGACCGTCAGACGAATACGAGGTCGACCACCCGCTCTTCGCCGCCTGCTACGACCTCCTCCCGGAACCGGAGGCCCTCGAGGCCGAGCGCGGCTACCTCGCTCGGGATCTCTCGGGACGGGTGCTCGAACTGGGCTGTGGCACCGGGGACATGTTCCCGTTCGTCGTCGACGGCGCCGCGGGCGATCTCGAGTACCACGCGATCGAACCGGACCCGAACATGCGCAAGCGGGCGGCCGAGGCCGCCCGTGAGGCCGGACTCGCGGTCGACCTCCGAGACGCCCGCGCCGAGTCGCTGCCTTACCCCGACGACAGCTTCGACGTCGTCCTCGCCGGCGTCGTCTTCTGTACCGTCCAGGATCCCGACGCGGCGCTCGAGGAGGTCGTCCGGGTGCTGAAACCGGGCGGCGAGTTCCGCTTCCTCGAGCACGTCGGTGCCGACGGCTGGCGCGAGACCGGCCAGAAACTGCTCGATCCCGTCTGGCACCGCGTCGCGGGGGGCTGTCACCTCACCCGCGACACGGTCGCGCGCTTCGTCGGCCACGAGGCGCTGACCGTCGAGGAGATCGATCGCGTCGATGCCAGCGTCTTCCCGGCAGCGCCGGTCGTCCGGGGCACGCTCCACCGACGGCAGGACGGCGTTCTCGAGTGA
- a CDS encoding ABC transporter substrate-binding protein: protein MLDQRRRTVLKRGTAVASLGLSTAGCLDSLAGSGGLESLSVAYVPIYPNMHHYVMSEEGLYDDVSADVTPERFASGPDVVKAFAGDEIDVAFFGITPAMVLVDRGKAAGVLTVNSCEGFRVMGTSAFATLCDEHGRDAFSRFESREGRKPRIGAAPDGSVPDVVLRYWIERDLDLGELDSVVSKSTVPPARTPQAMASGDLDATMIQEPYATAIGDGDGDFQSVAWSGDVFPDHPVTVMFAQERVLEATDLSRELVSAHLEATEFIRENPETAAEHASAVIGSGTSDERAAAAMESKAANFYSDPHRITDPTERIAEYVADVGNTDAVVSTEELFHFDAYDAVRE from the coding sequence ATGCTGGATCAGCGCCGTCGAACCGTCCTGAAGCGCGGTACCGCAGTCGCATCGCTCGGCCTCTCGACGGCCGGCTGCCTCGATTCGCTCGCCGGAAGCGGCGGCCTCGAGTCGCTGTCGGTCGCGTACGTGCCGATCTATCCGAACATGCACCACTACGTGATGAGCGAGGAGGGGCTCTACGACGACGTCTCCGCGGACGTGACGCCCGAACGGTTCGCGTCGGGGCCGGACGTCGTCAAAGCCTTCGCCGGCGACGAAATCGACGTCGCCTTCTTCGGCATCACGCCGGCGATGGTGCTCGTCGATCGCGGGAAAGCGGCGGGCGTTCTGACCGTGAACTCCTGCGAGGGATTCCGCGTGATGGGAACGTCGGCGTTCGCGACCCTGTGCGACGAGCACGGTCGCGACGCGTTCTCGCGGTTCGAGTCTCGAGAGGGACGAAAACCGCGGATCGGTGCGGCACCCGACGGCAGCGTTCCCGACGTGGTGTTGCGCTACTGGATCGAGCGAGACCTCGACCTCGGCGAGCTGGACTCGGTCGTCTCGAAATCGACGGTGCCGCCGGCGAGGACCCCGCAGGCGATGGCGTCGGGCGACCTCGACGCGACGATGATTCAGGAACCGTACGCGACCGCCATCGGCGACGGCGACGGCGATTTTCAGTCGGTCGCGTGGTCGGGCGACGTCTTCCCCGACCATCCCGTCACCGTCATGTTCGCCCAGGAGCGCGTCCTCGAGGCGACGGACCTTTCGAGGGAACTCGTCTCGGCGCACCTCGAGGCGACCGAGTTCATCCGCGAGAACCCGGAGACGGCCGCCGAACACGCGAGTGCGGTCATCGGCTCCGGGACGAGCGACGAACGCGCCGCGGCGGCGATGGAGTCGAAGGCGGCGAACTTCTACTCGGACCCGCACCGGATCACCGATCCGACCGAACGGATCGCGGAATACGTCGCCGACGTCGGCAACACCGACGCGGTGGTCTCGACCGAGGAACTGTTCCACTTCGACGCGTACGACGCGGTTCGCGAATGA
- a CDS encoding ABC transporter permease — translation MSVDIDLEADGRTARLAGGDPIRLVRGTVGIAAFLTLWWLAARATTPSYLLPGPVASAGAFVDLFVRRTAVDLPVAGTTAVPVGLYKLGQSLFHYVPGLVVGNAAGIAVGVAMGWSTRVDDYLRPVVRLLRPAPPLAWVVFAILWFGIHHTGAAFIVFIGAFWITLYGAYSGVEGVPREYLEVASVLGVDSDRTLLRNLVLPTAAPSILTAVRTSIGRCWMIVVGAELFGAPGVGYEIINASNNLALDTSIAYMFLISIVYVGMDVAFRAVERRVLAWQ, via the coding sequence ATGAGCGTCGACATCGACCTCGAGGCGGACGGTCGGACGGCGCGACTCGCTGGCGGCGATCCGATCCGACTCGTCCGCGGGACGGTCGGGATCGCCGCCTTCCTCACCCTCTGGTGGCTCGCCGCGCGGGCGACGACGCCGTCGTATCTCCTCCCGGGCCCGGTCGCGTCGGCGGGCGCGTTCGTCGACCTCTTCGTCCGGCGGACCGCCGTCGACCTCCCGGTCGCGGGAACCACGGCGGTCCCGGTCGGACTGTACAAACTCGGCCAGAGTCTGTTTCACTACGTTCCCGGTCTGGTCGTCGGGAACGCCGCCGGAATCGCGGTCGGCGTGGCGATGGGCTGGTCGACTCGCGTCGACGACTACCTCCGGCCGGTCGTCCGACTCCTCCGACCGGCTCCGCCGCTGGCGTGGGTGGTCTTCGCCATCCTCTGGTTCGGGATCCACCACACCGGCGCGGCGTTTATCGTCTTCATCGGCGCGTTCTGGATCACCCTCTACGGCGCCTACAGCGGCGTCGAGGGCGTCCCGAGGGAGTACCTCGAGGTCGCGTCCGTGCTCGGCGTCGATTCCGATCGAACGCTGCTCCGAAATCTCGTTCTCCCGACCGCCGCACCGAGCATTCTCACTGCCGTTCGAACGAGCATCGGTCGGTGCTGGATGATCGTCGTCGGCGCGGAACTGTTCGGCGCGCCCGGCGTCGGCTACGAGATCATCAACGCCTCGAACAACCTCGCGCTGGACACCAGTATCGCGTACATGTTCCTCATCAGTATCGTTTACGTCGGCATGGACGTCGCGTTCCGCGCGGTCGAACGGAGGGTTCTCGCGTGGCAGTGA